A stretch of DNA from Paenibacillus albus:
GCGGTCGGAGATTTCGTATTGAACAAGCGATTGTATGGAACCTCTACGATGAGGATGGCGATTATTATGGACAAGCTGCTGCTTTTAAGAACTATACTTTCGTGCAGGAAGGGGAATGCTAGCAGATGGAAGCGTTAATCGGACACTGCTTGTCCAAGGCAGGCGCTGCAAAAGAATATCCGTTTGGCCCAGATCCCATCGTCATGAAAGCCGGGGGCAAAATGTTCGCGCTCATTTCGGGAGATGGATCGGGCATCTCGCTCAAATGCGATCCTGTCATCGCGGAGAATTTGCGCCAGCAGTATGAGGCGATAACTCCGGGATATCATCTGAACAAGAAGCACTGGAACTCCATTACGCTGGACGGATCTGTCCCTGTGCCTGAGCTGCTTGATATGATTGATCATTCTTATGAGCTGGTGCTCAAAGGAATGACGAAGGCGGAGCGTGCCCGCATTTCTGAAGCTGGTGCGGCGGCTCAAACTGTCCGTAAGTAAGTTCATTAATTAGGCTATTCTGATAGCATAAAGCCGCCGTGATTGGCGGCTTCGCTTATTTTTGCGGACACCAGCCTCGCGGATCGGAACAGACAGCAGCTGTGAAGCCGGGGGCATCCTGCGCGAGATCGTTGAAATAGCTGCTGATGACATGGTTGCCACCGAGCGTTCCGTGCCGGAAGCTGCGTTTGACCTCTTCTTTGACATGCAAG
This window harbors:
- a CDS encoding MmcQ/YjbR family DNA-binding protein; amino-acid sequence: MEALIGHCLSKAGAAKEYPFGPDPIVMKAGGKMFALISGDGSGISLKCDPVIAENLRQQYEAITPGYHLNKKHWNSITLDGSVPVPELLDMIDHSYELVLKGMTKAERARISEAGAAAQTVRK